A stretch of the Mesotoga sp. UBA6090 genome encodes the following:
- a CDS encoding amidohydrolase family protein, translating to MRIIDSHVHFPSPDLLGRPKGDVHPWVKQEQARWRKARQFDGAEPAVSQDEMVERWYRETIKHDISVVFVTSGGNEAMSEIVKAHPDRFYGYAHHDPSLEDAPELLEKAIEEQGLKGYKILGPGVDKPLDSKDLYPVWEVAQRENIPVLIHFGIMGSAGGIANHVNINPLIIHDVAKRFPNMKIIVPHFGCGYIFETLNLCWACPNVYIDTSGSNQWMRWMPYEVNLEMLFRKYRETIGPERILFGTDSSYFPRGYAKSYFDEQFKAMINVGYSDDEIERVVYGNIDDLLNGR from the coding sequence ATGCGAATAATAGATTCTCACGTTCATTTTCCTTCTCCAGATCTCTTGGGAAGGCCCAAGGGTGATGTTCACCCATGGGTCAAGCAAGAACAAGCTCGCTGGAGAAAGGCACGGCAGTTCGATGGGGCCGAACCCGCTGTTTCTCAGGATGAAATGGTAGAGAGATGGTACAGAGAGACGATTAAGCACGATATCTCGGTGGTTTTCGTAACTTCCGGCGGGAACGAGGCCATGTCGGAGATAGTTAAGGCCCATCCCGACAGGTTCTATGGCTATGCTCATCATGATCCTTCCCTGGAAGATGCACCCGAATTGCTGGAGAAGGCAATTGAGGAGCAGGGGCTGAAAGGGTACAAAATACTTGGACCGGGTGTTGATAAGCCTCTTGACAGCAAGGATCTTTATCCGGTCTGGGAGGTCGCCCAGCGAGAGAATATTCCAGTATTGATTCATTTTGGTATTATGGGCTCTGCCGGGGGGATCGCCAACCATGTGAATATAAACCCGCTGATAATACATGATGTGGCAAAGAGATTTCCCAACATGAAGATAATCGTTCCTCATTTCGGTTGCGGATATATCTTTGAAACGCTGAATCTCTGCTGGGCCTGTCCCAACGTATATATCGACACAAGCGGATCCAACCAGTGGATGAGATGGATGCCTTACGAAGTGAACCTTGAGATGCTTTTCAGAAAGTACAGAGAGACTATAGGACCGGAAAGAATACTCTTCGGAACCGATTCAAGCTATTTTCCGAGAGGTTACGCAAAGTCCTATTTCGATGAGCAGTTCAAAGCCATGATCAACGTCGGCTATTCCGACGATGAAATTGAAAGGGTAGTCTACGGGAATATCGACGACCTTCTGAACGGGAGGTAA
- a CDS encoding carbohydrate ABC transporter permease — MTRAYRKTSIFAYIFLTIFAVVMVFPFVWMFSSSFKTSEEIYEMSLIPDEPTIDNYEYIFNYSMFPRWFLNSMIVAVVTTISVLFFDSLVGYTLAKYTFPGKNIIFILILSTLMIPTEMLVIPWYIMVRQLGWMETYWSIMFPGMISAFGVFLMRQFMSTIPDDLIDAARIDGVSEFGIFIRIVMPLVKPALATLAIFNFVGNWNAFLWPLIVAQTPKMYTLPVGLSYFSSENLTRWELIMTGAAVSTIPLIVFFIIFQKQIVKGIAMSGLKG; from the coding sequence ATGACTAGAGCATACAGGAAAACAAGTATATTTGCCTATATATTTCTAACGATCTTCGCTGTTGTGATGGTCTTTCCCTTTGTCTGGATGTTCTCTTCGTCTTTCAAGACATCAGAAGAGATCTATGAGATGTCATTGATACCGGATGAACCAACGATCGACAACTACGAATACATTTTCAACTACTCAATGTTTCCGAGGTGGTTCCTGAACAGCATGATTGTGGCTGTGGTAACAACTATTTCTGTTCTATTCTTTGATTCGCTGGTGGGTTATACACTCGCCAAGTACACTTTCCCGGGCAAGAACATCATATTCATACTCATTCTCAGCACACTCATGATTCCGACCGAGATGCTCGTTATTCCGTGGTATATCATGGTAAGGCAGTTGGGATGGATGGAGACCTATTGGAGCATAATGTTTCCTGGTATGATCAGCGCGTTCGGAGTTTTCCTTATGAGACAGTTCATGTCGACGATACCGGATGACCTGATCGATGCCGCAAGAATTGATGGGGTCTCGGAATTCGGAATATTCATTAGAATTGTGATGCCTCTTGTCAAACCGGCGCTCGCAACGCTTGCGATCTTCAATTTCGTTGGCAACTGGAATGCATTTCTGTGGCCCCTCATTGTGGCGCAAACACCGAAAATGTATACACTTCCTGTCGGATTGTCTTACTTCTCGAGTGAGAACCTAACCAGGTGGGAGTTGATTATGACTGGCGCCGCCGTTTCGACTATTCCGCTGATAGTCTTCTTCATTATCTTCCAGAAGCAGATTGTGAAGGGAATCGCCATGTCGGGATTGAAGGGATGA